From a single Stigmatopora argus isolate UIUO_Sarg chromosome 4, RoL_Sarg_1.0, whole genome shotgun sequence genomic region:
- the chrnb2 gene encoding neuronal acetylcholine receptor subunit beta-2 — protein MVRMRMTMMLEESWLLMLLLALLAIARGSLGADTEERLVEHLLNPAHYNKLIRPATNGSELVTVQLMVSLAQLISVHEREQVMTTNVWLTQEWQDYRLTWVPEEFDGMMKVRLPSKHIWLPDVVLYNNADGVYEVSFYSNAVVSYDGSIFWLPPAIYKSACKIEVKHFPFDQQNCTLRFRSWTYDRTEIDLVLRADVASMDDFTPSGEWDIIALPGRRNENPADPAYVDITYDFIIRRKPLFYTINLIIPCVLITSLAILVFYLPSDCGEKMTLCISVLLALTVFLLLISKIVPPTSLDVPLVGKYLMFTMVLVTFSIVTSVCVLNVHHRSPTTHTMPPWVKVVFLNKLPALLFMRQPRNSCERQRLRQRRRAQEQKEGGRGGEAGALMVGLGLGSATGGTSTAVFAKEDGDPCTCYVNRASVKKFGGDLASTGGGSMDGINRVRENREGGSGTRGKQAAGGQALTQAILAQACPGFDEAVEGVRFIANHMKCEDDDQSVSEDWKYVAMVIDRLFLWIFVFVCVFGTLGMFVQPLFQNYTAKTIHMPG, from the exons GCAGCCTCGGGGCCGACACAGAAGAGCGCCTGGTGGAACATCTTCTAAATCCCGCCCACTATAATAAACTAATTCGCCCTGCCACCAATGGCTCTGAGCTGGTGACGGTACAGCTCATGGTGTCGCTGGCTCAGCTCATCAGTGTG CATGAACGAGAACAAGTGATGACCACAAATGTCTGGCTAACACAG GAGTGGCAGGACTATCGCCTGACTTGGGTCCCCGAGGAGTTTGACGGCATGATGAAGGTCAGGCTGCCCTCCAAACACATCTGGCTACCTGACGTGGTGCTCTACAATAA CGCCGACGGCGTGTACGAAGTGTCGTTCTACTCCAACGCGGTGGTCTCCTATGACGGCAGTATCTTCTGGTTACCACCCGCCATCTACAAATCAGCCTGCAAGATCGAGGTCAAACATTTCCCCTTCGACCAGCAGAACTGTACACTACGCTTCCGTTCGTGGACCTACGACCGCACCGAGATCGACTTGGTGCTACGCGCCGACGTCGCCAGCATGGACGACTTCACGCCGAGCGGCGAGTGGGACATCATTGCCCTGCCAGGTCGGCGGAACGAGAACCCGGCGGACCCGGCCTACGTGGACATCACGTACGACTTCATCATCCGCCGCAAGCCCCTGTTTTATACCATCAACCTCATCATTCCCTGCGTGCTCATCACCTCGCTTGCCATCCTGGTCTTCTACCTGCCGTCCGATTGCGGCGAGAAGATGACGCTGTGCATTTCCGTGCTCCTTGCGCTCACTGTCTTCCTGCTACTGATCTCCAAGATTGTGCCCCCCACATCTCTGGATGTCCCCCTGGTGGGAAAATACCTGATGTTCACTATGGTCCTGGTCACCTTCTCCATCGTCACCAGCGTGTGTGTGCTCAACGTGCACCACCGCTcgcccaccacacacaccatgCCCCCGTGGGTCAAGGTGGTCTTCCTCAACAAGTTGCCCGCCTTGCTCTTCATGCGTCAGCCCAGGAATAGCTGCGAGAGGCAGCGGTTGCGCCAGAGACGGAGAGCGCAGGAGCAGAAGGAGGGCGGGCGCGGTGGAGAGGCGGGGGCCCTGATGGTGGGACTGGGCTTGGGCAGTGCCACGGGGGGGACTTCGACAGCAGTATTTGCCAAAGAGGATGGCGACCCTTGTACCTGCTATGTGAACAGGGCATCGGTCAAAAAGTTTGGAGGTGATCTGGCGAGCACAGGAGGGGGTTCCATGGACGGTATTAACAGGGTGAGAGAGAACCGGGAGGGGGGCTCCGGGACCCGAGGGAAGCAAGCGGCAGGGGGCCAGGCCCTGACTCAGGCCATCCTGGCTCAAGCCTGTCCAGGCTTTGATGAGGCTGTGGAAGGAGTGCGCTTCATCGCCAACCACATGAAGTGTGAGGATGATGACCAGAGT GTGAGCGAGGACTGGAAATATGTCGCCATGGTGATCGACCGCCTCTTCCTGTGGatctttgtgtttgtgtgtgtgtttggcacCTTGGGTATGTTCGTGCAGCCCCTCTTTCAAAATTACACAGCCAAAACCATCCACATGCCTGGCTGA
- the s100t gene encoding S100 calcium binding protein T produces MSGPNTENTSTLESAMQLMIQTFHKYSGNEGDKYTLSKAELKEMLTAELGHYLGNAQDKEAVDKVMCDLDSNGDGEVDFTEFIILVGALTVACNDFFLEFNDKPSKNK; encoded by the exons ATGTCCGGGCCCAACACTGAGAATACGTCAACCCTGGAGAGCGCCATGCAGCTGATGATCCAGACCTTCCACAAGTATTCCGGCAACGAGGGCGATAAATACACGCTGAGCAAGGCTGAGCTCAAGGAAATGCTCACCGCAGAACTGGGACACTACCTCGGG AACGCACAAGATAAGGAGGCGGTGGATAAGGTCATGTGCGACCTCGACTCCAACGGGGACGGCGAGGTGGATTTCACCGAATTCATCATTCTGGTGGGCGCCCTCACTGTGGCCTGCAATGATTTCTTCTTGGAGTTTAATGACAAGCCGTCAAAGAACAAGTGA
- the LOC144072537 gene encoding protein S100-A10, with protein MESAIKTLVTTFISSSRGKESMDGKSFQKMVKKHLGSVMENTNSSTAIKEMQNGLDEDRDGKVGFQEYLTLIGYIAKAVSDSKSASNAEAS; from the exons ATGGAGTCCGCCATTAAAACGCTGGTGACTACATTTATTAGTAGCAGCAGAGGCAAGGAAAGCATGGATGGGAAGTCCTTTCAGAAGATGGTGAAGAAGCATCTCGGTAGTGTTATGGAG AACACAAATAGCTCGACAGCCATCAAGGAGATGCAAAACGGCTTGGACGAGGACAGGGACGGAAAGGTCGGCTTTCAGGAATACCTCACTCTGATTGGCTACATTGCCAAAGCAGTCAGTGACAGCAAGTCCGCATCTAATGCAGAGGCGTCGTAG